The following DNA comes from Candidatus Liberimonas magnetica.
GTGTAATCAGTTAGCGGAACGAAATGGAGTCTAACTTATGAAAAAGTATATTTTATTGACCATTGTACTAATATTTATTGGCTGTACGGCAAGAAAGCCGGCAGACAATAAGCAGATAAAAAACAATGCTTACAAGTCTTTTAACAGCTTAGAGACCCAACAGAAATAAAAATTTAAGGGACTAAAATTGAAAAGAGTTGGCCTAATTGCAGGCAATGGACGTTTCCCATTTTTAGCAGCTGAAGAGATAAAAAAAGAAGGTAACGAAGTATTTGCGATAGCCTTGAAAGAAGAGACAGACCCTTCTTTGGAAAAGACCGTTGATAAAATAGTATGGCTACCTCTCGGAAAGCTGCAGGCAATGATAGATTTTTTTAAAAAAGAAAATATTGCCGAAGCATTGATGGCAGGTCAGGTAAAGCATGCCAAACTGTTCGATGCTTTAAAACTAGATCTGCGTGCAGTAAAACTTTTATCCGGCCTTAAAGATAAAAAGGCAGATACGATACTCGGCGCAGTATCGTATGAGTTTGAAAAAGAAGGCGTAAAGCTGCTTCCTTCCCATCAATTCCTGAAACATATGCTCCCCAAAAAAGGCCTTATTACCGGTAAAAAACCAAACAAAGAAGATCAAAGAGATATCGAGTTCGGGCATAACATCGCCAAACATATCGCCGGCCTGGATATAGGGCAAAGCGTTGTGGTAAAAGACCGCTGTGTCCTGGCAGTCGAATCTATTGAAGGCACGGATGAATGCATAAGGCGGGGAGCATCACTAGGAAAAGAAGATGTCGTAGTTGTGAAGGTAG
Coding sequences within:
- the lpxI gene encoding UDP-2,3-diacylglucosamine diphosphatase LpxI (LpxI, functionally equivalent to LpxH, replaces it in LPS biosynthesis in a minority of bacteria.) yields the protein MKRVGLIAGNGRFPFLAAEEIKKEGNEVFAIALKEETDPSLEKTVDKIVWLPLGKLQAMIDFFKKENIAEALMAGQVKHAKLFDALKLDLRAVKLLSGLKDKKADTILGAVSYEFEKEGVKLLPSHQFLKHMLPKKGLITGKKPNKEDQRDIEFGHNIAKHIAGLDIGQSVVVKDRCVLAVESIEGTDECIRRGASLGKEDVVVVKVAKPNQDFRFDIPVIGPKTIEVMSEVKAKIIAIDSEMTLLIEKEKLMKLANENNITIVAL